One genomic window of Candidatus Nitrosopumilus sediminis includes the following:
- a CDS encoding 3-dehydroquinate synthase II: MVYIDPKKIGKKKTKLQTVFPSSAANYVVLDKEGTKPKGKKTGRKFQILSNSDIENVLNIAKKGLDFVIVEVKDWKIIPLENIIAKLHKIHTKIFAIARTPEEVRKMFSILEVGVDGVIFSTSSINEVREVMIYLGTKSFDMKPAKITEIKEVGDGERVCVDTASMLHKGEGMLIGSRSNFLFLVHNESVGSSFTSPRPFRVNAGAVHCYTLSPDGTTNYLSEVETGSEVLILNSKGKARRATVGRSKIERRPMLMIKATVGGETGGIIAQDAETIRFVKPNGQLVSVTHLKKGDTVMVHSKPATGRHFGMEVSDEYILEK; this comes from the coding sequence ATGGTGTATATAGATCCTAAAAAAATAGGCAAGAAAAAAACAAAACTTCAAACAGTATTTCCCTCAAGTGCTGCAAACTATGTAGTGTTAGATAAAGAAGGAACAAAACCAAAGGGCAAAAAGACAGGCAGAAAATTCCAGATTCTATCAAACTCAGACATTGAAAATGTTCTCAACATTGCAAAGAAGGGATTAGATTTTGTCATAGTAGAAGTAAAAGATTGGAAAATTATCCCACTAGAGAACATCATTGCCAAACTACACAAGATTCATACCAAAATCTTTGCAATTGCAAGGACTCCTGAAGAAGTCAGGAAAATGTTTTCAATTTTAGAGGTAGGAGTAGACGGAGTAATTTTCAGCACTTCTTCAATAAACGAAGTAAGAGAGGTCATGATATACTTGGGAACAAAGAGTTTCGACATGAAACCTGCCAAAATTACAGAAATCAAAGAAGTGGGAGACGGAGAAAGAGTGTGTGTAGATACAGCATCAATGCTTCACAAAGGCGAAGGGATGTTGATTGGAAGTAGATCTAACTTTCTATTTCTAGTACATAATGAATCAGTTGGCTCATCATTTACATCACCAAGACCATTTAGAGTAAATGCAGGCGCAGTTCATTGCTATACATTATCCCCAGATGGAACAACAAACTATCTTTCAGAAGTAGAAACAGGTTCCGAAGTATTAATCCTTAATTCAAAAGGCAAAGCAAGAAGGGCAACGGTTGGAAGATCAAAAATAGAGAGAAGACCAATGTTGATGATTAAAGCCACGGTAGGAGGAGAAACAGGAGGAATCATTGCACAAGATGCAGAAACAATTCGATTTGTAAAACCAAACGGACAGCTAGTTTCAGTAACCCACCTTAAGAAAGGAGATACAGTTATGGTCCATTCAAAACCAGCAACAGGCAGACATTTTGGAATGGAAGTTTCAGATGAGTATATTTTAGAAAAATGA
- the aroA gene encoding 3-phosphoshikimate 1-carboxyvinyltransferase, with the protein MKCKVEKSKISGDIACPPNKSYSHRAIFLASLAGKNSSVENVLFSADTNATIEACKKFGADIEIKNSSIIVKNPIKIGTKVPEINTENSGTTMRIASAIASLFSEEITLTGDSSLQKRPMQPLLDALTSIGAECSSTDGKPPIKIKGKIVGGEVKIPGNLSSQFISALLICAPLTENGINLMIEGNLVSKPYLDATISTMRKFGVTVQTLIPYKRYNISPQIYKECKFTVPIDFSSLALLLSANVLCGEDIIVKGDIGNLPQGDEIFIDILEQLGVEVTVDDEQIKIKTPEKLRGGKFDLSNSPDLLPPLAILALKSSNPIEIFNVKHARLKETDRIAIVSRELVKLGIKIQEKDDGLILESSEKMTGADLNSEEDHRLFMAFCIAGMYVGNCTVTDPESVKVSYPNFVEEMKRMGANIHIQ; encoded by the coding sequence ATGAAGTGTAAAGTCGAAAAATCAAAAATTTCGGGAGATATAGCATGTCCACCAAACAAGAGCTACTCACACAGAGCAATTTTTCTTGCATCACTGGCTGGAAAAAATAGTTCTGTAGAAAACGTGTTATTTTCAGCAGACACAAATGCAACAATTGAAGCATGTAAAAAATTTGGAGCAGATATCGAAATTAAAAATTCATCAATTATTGTTAAAAATCCCATCAAAATAGGCACAAAAGTACCTGAAATCAATACAGAAAACTCAGGAACTACCATGAGAATAGCCTCAGCAATTGCCAGTTTATTTTCTGAGGAGATCACACTTACAGGAGATTCAAGCTTGCAAAAAAGACCAATGCAGCCGCTCTTAGATGCACTAACAAGTATAGGAGCAGAATGTAGTTCAACAGATGGAAAACCTCCAATCAAAATTAAAGGGAAAATAGTTGGGGGAGAAGTTAAAATTCCAGGAAATCTATCTAGTCAATTTATTTCAGCATTATTGATTTGCGCACCATTAACTGAAAATGGAATAAATTTAATGATTGAAGGAAATTTAGTATCAAAACCATATCTTGATGCAACGATATCTACAATGAGAAAATTTGGTGTTACAGTTCAAACATTAATTCCATACAAAAGATACAACATTTCGCCACAAATCTACAAAGAATGTAAATTTACTGTCCCGATAGATTTCTCAAGTCTTGCACTCTTGCTTTCTGCAAATGTCTTATGTGGAGAAGATATTATAGTAAAAGGAGATATTGGAAATCTACCACAAGGCGACGAAATCTTCATTGATATTTTAGAACAATTAGGAGTTGAAGTTACAGTAGACGATGAACAAATTAAAATTAAAACACCTGAAAAACTAAGAGGAGGAAAATTTGATTTGAGTAATTCCCCCGACCTTCTTCCACCACTTGCAATTTTAGCATTAAAATCATCAAATCCTATTGAAATTTTTAATGTAAAACATGCAAGACTCAAAGAAACCGATAGAATAGCAATTGTGTCAAGAGAGCTTGTAAAACTAGGAATTAAAATTCAAGAAAAAGATGATGGGTTAATTTTAGAATCATCTGAAAAAATGACAGGAGCCGATTTAAATTCAGAAGAAGACCACAGATTATTCATGGCTTTTTGTATTGCAGGAATGTATGTAGGAAATTGTACTGTAACGGATCCAGAATCAGTCAAAGTATCATATCCAAATTTTGTAGAAGAGATGAAGCGCATGGGTGCAAATATCCATATTCAGTAA
- the aroE gene encoding shikimate dehydrogenase: MSKSFAVIGDPIDHSLSPNIHSAAFREMNLDSSYIAYRIPKGELAEGIEGLKKIKIDGFNVTIPHKIEMMKYLDKIDESCSLIGAVNTVSNKDGVLKGYNTDMDGFLEPFKKKELKISDTKVLLLGAGGAARAIVAGFAKEKAKSITIANRTLEKAKDLSKFAKSIGLDANAIKIEDVKESAKDYDIIVNATSIGLRNEPSPISLDGINEKTIVYDIVYMPMNTDFIKNAKEKKSIIIYGYEMLLGQAVRSFEIWHGIEAPYNAMKKALLGGF, translated from the coding sequence ATGAGCAAATCATTTGCAGTGATTGGAGATCCTATTGATCATTCATTGTCTCCAAATATTCACAGTGCAGCATTTAGAGAAATGAATTTAGATTCTTCATACATCGCATATAGAATTCCAAAGGGAGAATTAGCTGAGGGCATAGAAGGACTAAAGAAGATCAAAATTGATGGGTTTAACGTTACAATTCCACATAAAATAGAAATGATGAAATATTTAGATAAAATAGATGAATCATGCAGCCTTATTGGCGCAGTAAATACAGTTTCAAACAAAGACGGAGTTCTAAAAGGATACAATACAGATATGGACGGATTTTTAGAGCCGTTTAAGAAAAAAGAATTAAAAATTTCAGACACCAAAGTTCTCCTTCTTGGTGCAGGCGGAGCTGCAAGAGCAATAGTTGCAGGGTTTGCAAAAGAAAAAGCAAAAAGCATAACCATTGCCAACAGAACATTAGAAAAAGCAAAAGATCTTTCAAAATTTGCAAAAAGTATAGGACTAGATGCAAATGCTATAAAAATTGAAGATGTAAAAGAGTCAGCAAAAGATTACGACATCATAGTTAATGCAACATCAATAGGTCTAAGAAATGAACCCAGTCCAATTTCTTTAGATGGGATAAATGAAAAAACAATTGTTTACGACATTGTGTATATGCCAATGAATACAGATTTTATTAAAAATGCAAAAGAAAAAAAGTCAATCATAATTTACGGTTATGAAATGCTTCTAGGTCAAGCAGTCAGATCTTTTGAGATTTGGCACGGTATAGAAGCACCTTATAATGCCATGAAAAAAGCACTGTTAGGAGGATTTTGA
- the aroC gene encoding chorismate synthase: MLPGSSIGQRLVLTSFGESHGKSIGAVLDGCPAGLEIDEKDIQKMLDLRKPGQNLISTQRKEGDIVEIISGVFRGYTTGAPITMVIWNSDQKSKDYENLKTKLRPGHSDYPAMTKYNHFNDHRGGGRFSGRLTATHVMGGAIARKLLKVTLGIETNSFTAQIGKIKMEREFNEKMISSIYKNEVRCPENKTAKIMRESILDARKKGDSLGGIIESVTTKVPVGLGEPIFSSLESDLSKAIFSIPSVKGIEFGSGFAGSELYGSENNDLYTIKRGKIVTETNRSGGILGGISNGMPITMRIAFKPASSIAQKQKTVDIKTKKETILQVKGRHDPCVVPRAPPVVDSLVALTIADHALISGAISPTL, from the coding sequence ATGTTGCCGGGAAGTTCTATTGGTCAGCGTCTTGTTTTAACAAGTTTTGGTGAAAGCCATGGAAAATCCATTGGTGCCGTTTTAGATGGATGTCCAGCAGGATTGGAGATTGATGAAAAAGATATTCAAAAAATGCTAGATCTTAGAAAGCCAGGTCAAAATCTAATCTCGACTCAAAGAAAGGAAGGAGACATTGTTGAGATAATCTCAGGAGTCTTTAGAGGATATACAACAGGAGCACCAATCACAATGGTGATTTGGAATAGTGACCAAAAATCAAAAGATTATGAAAATTTGAAAACAAAACTTAGACCAGGCCATTCAGATTATCCAGCCATGACAAAATATAATCATTTCAATGATCATAGAGGAGGAGGAAGATTTTCTGGAAGATTAACTGCAACGCATGTGATGGGAGGTGCTATTGCAAGAAAATTACTTAAAGTAACATTAGGAATTGAAACAAATTCATTCACAGCACAAATTGGAAAAATAAAGATGGAAAGAGAATTTAATGAAAAGATGATTAGTTCTATTTATAAAAATGAAGTTCGTTGTCCTGAAAATAAGACAGCAAAAATAATGAGAGAGAGTATTCTAGATGCTAGAAAGAAAGGAGATTCTCTAGGAGGGATTATAGAATCAGTTACAACAAAAGTTCCGGTAGGATTAGGTGAACCAATTTTTAGCTCATTAGAATCAGATTTGAGTAAAGCTATATTTTCAATTCCATCTGTAAAAGGAATTGAATTTGGTTCAGGATTTGCAGGTTCAGAACTTTATGGTTCAGAAAACAACGACCTGTATACGATAAAACGAGGAAAAATAGTTACAGAGACAAACAGATCTGGAGGAATCCTAGGAGGCATCTCAAACGGAATGCCAATTACCATGAGAATCGCTTTCAAGCCAGCGTCATCTATTGCTCAAAAACAAAAAACAGTCGATATCAAAACAAAAAAAGAGACAATTCTTCAAGTTAAAGGAAGGCACGATCCATGTGTCGTACCAAGAGCTCCTCCAGTAGTAGATTCTCTTGTAGCATTAACCATAGCAGATCATGCCCTAATTTCAGGAGCAATCAGCCCAACATTATAA
- the aroD gene encoding type I 3-dehydroquinate dehydratase: MKYKTCVSVAENTPDKTKKTLKTALSKSDFVEVRFDFLKKEQIPKTLEIIKKDLNRIVCTLRPKSEGGKFSGNEKERIAILKLIAEYNPFLLDVEFNTLKKNSDLTKYLKSTKTTLLVSWHDFRKTPKSPELKKKINQMSKFSSNVKIVCTAKSTDDSTRMLELYSKKGKINLISFAMGDYGRISRILCLYLGSPYTYVSLGKAVAPGQFSVDEVKKIVNLKKA, from the coding sequence ATGAAATACAAAACCTGCGTATCAGTTGCAGAAAACACGCCAGATAAAACTAAAAAAACATTAAAAACAGCATTATCAAAATCAGATTTTGTCGAAGTAAGATTTGATTTTTTAAAGAAAGAGCAAATTCCAAAAACATTAGAGATAATTAAAAAAGATCTGAACAGAATAGTTTGTACACTAAGACCAAAATCAGAAGGAGGTAAATTTTCAGGAAATGAGAAAGAAAGAATTGCAATTCTAAAACTCATTGCAGAATACAATCCATTCCTCTTAGATGTAGAATTTAATACGCTGAAAAAAAATTCAGATTTGACAAAATATCTAAAATCAACAAAGACAACATTGCTTGTGTCATGGCATGATTTTAGAAAAACACCAAAATCACCAGAATTAAAAAAGAAGATTAATCAGATGAGTAAATTTTCATCAAATGTTAAAATTGTATGTACTGCAAAATCAACAGACGACTCCACCAGAATGTTAGAATTGTATAGTAAGAAGGGAAAAATCAACCTTATTTCATTTGCCATGGGGGATTATGGTAGAATTTCAAGAATTTTGTGCCTATATTTGGGCAGTCCATATACTTACGTGTCGCTGGGAAAAGCAGTTGCCCCTGGACAATTCAGTGTGGATGAAGTTAAAAAAATTGTAAATTTAAAAAAAGCATAG
- a CDS encoding shikimate kinase yields the protein MAKAHATVHGAVSLVNAIANQKGATLGIELKVEATVETSLGKGIIIESENKSLSSRLINKTIEKIVSKKDLEQNKISIKLDSEIPTGYGLKSSSAISSAVAMACAKIFKPKLTDQQILLAGVDASIESKVSITGAYDDACSCYYGGFNVTDNAKKKRIHFEKAPSNLVAVIFIPKNRKRGNLKN from the coding sequence ATGGCAAAAGCACATGCTACCGTTCATGGCGCAGTCTCACTGGTAAATGCAATTGCAAACCAAAAAGGAGCTACATTAGGAATAGAATTGAAAGTCGAGGCAACTGTAGAGACAAGCCTAGGCAAGGGAATAATAATTGAATCTGAAAATAAGAGTCTTAGTTCACGATTAATCAACAAAACCATTGAAAAAATAGTTTCAAAAAAAGATTTAGAGCAAAACAAGATATCAATTAAACTAGATTCAGAAATTCCCACAGGTTATGGATTAAAAAGCTCCAGTGCAATTTCTTCAGCAGTTGCAATGGCATGTGCAAAAATATTCAAACCAAAGCTCACTGATCAACAAATTTTACTTGCAGGGGTTGATGCATCAATTGAATCCAAAGTCAGCATCACAGGTGCATATGATGATGCTTGTTCATGTTATTATGGAGGATTTAATGTTACAGATAATGCAAAGAAAAAGAGAATTCATTTTGAAAAAGCACCATCCAATCTAGTCGCAGTTATTTTTATTCCAAAAAATAGAAAAAGAGGAAACCTAAAAAATTAA